In the Mangifera indica cultivar Alphonso unplaced genomic scaffold, CATAS_Mindica_2.1 Un_0040, whole genome shotgun sequence genome, one interval contains:
- the LOC123206510 gene encoding uncharacterized protein LOC123206510 (The sequence of the model RefSeq protein was modified relative to this genomic sequence to represent the inferred CDS: added 92 bases not found in genome assembly): protein MAVDEQKSGSGPEGKVWSLCKMPFWQSSNGSSSSSSSSSSISANSFNKDGRKVSIGDCALFKPPQDSPPFIGLIRSLISGEENELKLRVNWLYRSTEVKLGKGILLEAAPNEIFFSFHKDEIPAASLLHPCKVAFLPKGVEHPSGFCSFVCRRVYDIQRKCLWWLTDQDFIDGRQEEIDQLLSKTRIEMHTTVQPAGCSPKRMNGPTSTSPLKPGSDSVQNSASFPSQVKGKKRERGDQGLEPVKRERSTKMDDGEFGHTRSETILRSEIAKITEKGGLVDFEGVEKLVQLMVLEKNEKKIDLVCRSILAGVVAATDKIDCLGRFVQLKGLPVFDEWLQEVHKGKLGDGSCPKDGDKSIEEFLLVSLRALDKLPINLHALQMCNIGKSVNHLRSHKNMEIQKKARSLVDTWKKRVEAEMDAKSGSVQVVSWPSRTRNSEVSHGGSRNSGGSSDVAIKSSAMQLSASKNASVKLVQGEIATKSASASPGCVKSSPSAASGSTNLKDGQPRNASVSGASDLPSTPARDEKSSSSSQSHNNSQSCSSDHAKAGGFSGKEDARSSTAGSMTVNKISGGSSRARKLKNGFLGPAQSGGQRDHGSSRNSSSRRNPASEKLSESGVTSEKAPVMPMVEGNSHKLIVKIPNHGRSPAQSACAASFDEPSVMNSRASSPVLLDKHDQFDCNLKEKSDGYRSNIPSDVNNESWQSNDFKDVLTGSDEGDGSPATVPEEERGRTGDETGKMVEVSKAASSSSGNDLISGKLREGSFMHALIESCVKYSEAKASMPVGDDAGMNLLASVAAGEISKSGMVSPDDSPQRNTPVVDHCDVNDSRIKSSSRHDLGQDQSKSIDSADDEHEKQVPSSTVWAKNTDGRNSSLFCQEKPARDLGGHLTTSNMGLQQTGESCLESNENSEDAIGVAQVAPSASIGEKNFDGEEGKELVEKVSGVRCGGIPGTKQKISGSLLTEDKVSESGLESETKDIEGSFNPSYEIESEKNKKICEGLNTGVHNNSKPATVMYPEFVKKTDEGRLVPSDSFKDINSVTVDDFKFEKAEEMDGQSYVKDTEKQKAEWDSHASTICENRVVAVSDSAFIDHKGETVEESSEANEVNVECSGGPATSKASPVLQFQEAEQCVRSRGSKSEVDEAEESTSTTADPSFPAARGSDMDAKVEFDLNEGFNVDDGKYGESNNLVSSGCKSTIQLMSPLPFAVSSVSSSLPASITVAAAAKGPFVPPEDLLRSKVALGWKGSAATSAFRPAEPRKVLEMSLTTSSVSPLDATASKHTRPPLDIDLNVPDERILDDLASRASASEHTNNRDFARESTSSAPVRCFGRLDLDLNRVEEPLTDFGSLSSSNVGRPVVPHQPLKSSSSGHNGEVGFCRDFDLNDGPVVDEVSAEPSLFSQHLRCSVPSQPSVSGLRGSNSETGNISSWFPTGNYSAISIPSILPDRGEQPFPIVATGGPQRMLGPTAATPFSPDVFRGSVLSSSPAVNFPSTSFQYPVFPLATSFPLSLATFSGGSTTYADSSSGGRLCFPGVNSQLLGPAGTVPSHYPRPYVVNLADGSNGVGAESSKKWGRHGLDLNAGPGGPDIEGRDEMTPLAPRLLSVASSHAPAEEQPRMCQVADGILKRKEPEGGWDGYKQSSWR, encoded by the exons ttcttcttcttcatcttcttcttcttccatttcaGCTAATTCGTTTAATAAG GATGGACGCAAGGTTAGCATAGGAGATTGTGCTCTTTTCAAACCACCCCAGGATTCCCCACCTTTCATTGGATTAATTCGTTCACTGATTTCTGGCGAAGAGAACGAGTTAAAGTTAAGGGTTAATTGGCTTTATCGTTCCACTGAGGTAAAACTTGGCAAAGGCATCCTGTTGGAAGCTGCGCCAAACGAaatcttcttttcctttcacAAGGATGAGATTCCTGCTGCTTCCTTACTGCATCCGTGTAAAGTTGCATTCCTTCCAAAAGGTGTTGAACATCCGTCAGGATTTTGCTCATTTGTGTGTCGGCGGGTTTATGATATTCAACGCAAGTGTTTATGGTGGCTAACTGATCAAGATTTTATTGAT GGTCGGCAGGAAGAAATAGATCAGCTTTTATCTAAGACACGTATAGAGATGCATACAACAGTGCAGCCTGCTGGCTGTTCTCCAAAGCGAATGAATGGTCCAACATCAACATCACCGTTAAAACCAGGTTCTGATAGTGTACAGAACAGTGCCTCATTTCCTTCACAAGTTAAGGGGAAGAAAAGGGAGCGGGGAGATCAAGGCCTGGAGCCTGTTAAAAGAGAACGCTCAACAAAGATGGATGATGGGGAATTTGGTCATACTAGATCAGAAACTATATTAAGATCTGAGATTGCCAAAATCACGGAGAAAGGTGGTCTTGTAGATTTTGAGGGGGTGGAAAAGTTGGTACAGCTCATGGTGCttgagaaaaatgagaagaagatAGACTTGGTTTGCCGATCTATACTTGCTGGTGTGGTGGCAGCAACAGATAAAATTGATTGCCTCGGTAGGTTTGTGCAGCTTAAGGGTTTGCCTGTCTTTGATGAATGGCTCCAGGAGGTCCATAAAGGTAAACTCGGTGATGGTAGTTGCCCTAAGGATGGTGATAAATCTATTGAGGAATTTCTCCTAGTTTCACTTCGTGCACTTGATAAGCTGCCGATAAATCTTCATGCCTTGCAAATGTGTAATATTGGTAAGTCTGTGAATCATTTGCGTTCACATAAGAACATGGAAATTCAGAAGAAAGCTAGGAGCTTGGTTGACACATGGAAGAAACGTGTTGAGGCTGAAATGGATGCAAAATCTGGTTCAGTTCAGGTTGTATCCTGGCCTTCCAGAACACGGAATTCAGAAGTTTCCCATGGTGGAAGCAGAAATTCTGGTGGATCTTCTGACGTTGCCATTAAGAGCTCCGCAATGCAACTTTCTGCTTCAAAAAATGCTTCAGTCAAGCTTGTCCAGGGGGAGATTGCTACAAAATCTGCATCTGCATCTCCAGGGTGTGTAAAATCATCTCCTTCAGCTGCTTCTGGGAGTACAAACCTTAAAGATGGACAACCACGAAATGCTAGTGTTAGTGGTGCCTCTGATCTTCCTTCAACACCAGCTAGAGATGAGAAAAGCAGCAGTTCCAGTCAGTCCCATAATAATAGTCAGTCTTGTTCCAGTGACCATGCAAAAGCCGGGGGTTTCTCTGGGAAGGAGGATGCAAGGAGTTCAACAGCTGGTTCAATGACTGTGAATAAGATCTCTGGTGGTTCTTCACGGGCTCGAAAATTGAAGAATGGCTTCCTTGGGCCAGCTCAATCTGGTGGTCAGAGGGATCATGGGTCAAGCAGAAATTCTTCCTCACGCAGAAATCCAGCTTCAGAAAAATTATCGGAGTCTGGTGTAACTTCTGAAAAGGCACCTGTTATGCCCATGGTAGAGGGGAATAGTCATAAATTGATTGTTAAAATTCCAAATCATGGTCGTAGTCCTGCACAAAGTGCCTGTGCAGCATCGTTTGATGAACCTTCAGTGATGAACAGCAGAGCTTCTTCTCCTGTGCTTTTGGATAAACATGATCAATTTGATTGTAACTTAAAGGAGAAGAGTGATGGCTATCGATCTAATATTCCCTCTGATGTAAATAATGAATCTTGGCAGAGCAATGATTTTAAAGATGTGCTAACTGGGTCTGATGAGGGAGATGGATCTCCTGCTACTGTTCCTGAGGAAGAGCGTGGAAGAACTGGGGACGAGACTGGAAAAATGGTTGAGGTTTCTAAGGCTGCTTCCTCATCATCGGGAAATGATCTCATATCAGGGAAATTGCGTGAAGGTTCGTTTATGCATGCTCTGATTGAAAGTTGTGTCAAGTACTCTGAAGCCAAGGCATCTATGCCAGTAGGGGATGATGCTGGGATGAATCTGCTTGCTAGTGTGGCTGCCGGGGAGATTTCGAAATCTGGCATGGTTTCACCAGATGATTCTCCTCAACGGAATACCCCTGTTGTGGATCACTGTGATGTCAATGattcaagaataaaatcatcTTCTCGACATGATCTTGGCCAAGACCAAAGCAAGTCCATTGATTCTGCTGATGATGAGCATGAGAAGCAGGTTCCTTCTAGTACTGTTTGGGCTAAGAATACAGATGGTAGAAACAGTTCCTTGTTTTGTCAAGAGAAACCTGCCAGGGACCTTGGCGGACATTTAACAACTTCAAATATGGGTTTGCAGCAGACTGGAGAGTCATGTCTAGAAAGTAATGAAAATTCAGAAGATGCAATTGGGGTTGCACAGGTTGCACCTTCTGCCAGCATTGGAGAGAAGAACTTTGATGGTGAAGAAGGCAAAGAGCTTGTAGAGAAGGTTAGTGGAGTGCGCTGTGGCGGCATTCCAGGTACCAAACAGAAGATAAGTGGGTCTTTGTTAACTGAAGATAAGGTCTCTGAATCAGGTTTAGAAAGTGAAACCAAAGATATTGAAGGATCATTTAATCCATCTTATGAGATTGAAAGTGAGAAGAATAAAAAGATTTGTGAAGGGTTAAATACTGGTGTGCATAACAATTCTAAGCCTGCTACTGTGATGTATCCTGAGTTTGTTAAAAAAACAGATGAGGGACGGTTGGTTCCCTCTGATTCTTTCAAGGATATAAATTCAGTTACTGTTGATGATTTTAAGTTTGAGAAGGCTGAAGAGATGGATGGTCAGTCATATGTAAAAGACACTGAAAAGCAAAAAGCTGAATGGGACAGTCATGCTTCTACAATTTGTGAGAACCGAGTTGTAGCTGTTTCCGATTCAGCTTTTATTGATCACAAGGGTGAGACTGTAGAGGAAAGTTCAGAAGCTAATGAGGTTAATGTTGAATGCTCTGGTGGGCCAGCTACTTCAAAGGCGTCTCCTGTATTGCAATTTCAAGAAGCAGAACAATGCGTAAGATCCAGGGGCTCTAAGTCAGAAGTAGACGAAGCAGAGGAATCCACATCCACCACTGCAGATCCTTCCTTCCCTGCTGCAAGGGGTTCAGATATGGATGCAAAAGtggaatttgatttgaatgaagGCTTTAATGTGGATGATGGGAAATATGGGGAGTCAAATAACTTGGTAAGCTCAGGATGTAAAAGTACTATTCAGTTGATGAGCCCATTACCATTTGCTGTTTCTTCTGTGTCAAGTAGCCTTCCTGCTTCAATTACAGTGGCTGCGGCTGCAAAAGGGCCTTTTGTTCCTCCAGAGGACCTATTGAGGAGTAAAGTAGCTCTTGGTTGGAAGGGATCAGCGGCCACAAGTGCATTTCGGCCAGCTGAACCAAGAAAGGTTTTGGAGATGTCGCTGACTACAAGTAGTGTTTCACCTCTTGATGCCACTGCCAGCAAACACACTCGGCCTCCATTGGATATTGATTTGAATGTACCGGATGAGAGAATCCTTGATGATTTAGCTTCTAGAGCTTCTGCATCTGAGCACACAAATAATAGAGACTTTGCACGTGAATCTACTAGTTCTGCACCTGTGCGGTGCTTTGGGAGACTTGATCTTGATTTAAATAGAGTTGAAGAGCCTCTTACTGATTTCGGTAGTCTCTCATCAAGCAATGTTGGTAGACCAGTTGTACCACATCAGCCTCTAAAATCATCATCGAGTGGTCATAATGGTGAGGTGGGTTTCTGCAGGGACTTTGATTTGAATGATGGGCCTGTTGTTGATGAGGTGAGTGCTGAACCATCACTGTTTAGCCAGCACCTTAGATGTAGTGTGCCATCCCAGCCATCTGTTTCTGGCCTTCGGGGGAGTAACTCTGAGACAGGGAATATCTCCTCATGGTTTCCCACTGGGAACTACTCTGCCATATCAATTCCTTCTATCTTGCCTGATAGAGGAGAGCAGCCTTTTCCCATAGTTGCAACTGGTGGGCCCCAAAGAATGTTGGGTCCTACTGCTGCCACTCCATTTAGTCCTGATGTTTTCAGGGGCTCGGTGCTGTCATCTTCTCCAGCTGTGAACTTTCCATCCACCTCATTTCAGTATCCTGTGTTCCCTTTGGCTACCAGTTTTCCTCTGTCCTTGGCCACCTTTTCTGGTGGTTCAACAACATATGCGGATTCATCGTCTGGTGGGAGGCTATGCTTCCCTGGAGTCAATTCACAATTATTAGGACCTGCTGGCACAGTCCCGTCCCATTACCCTAGGCCTTATGTTGTTAATCTAGCAGATGGAAGCAATGGCGTTGGTGCTGAGAGCAGTAAGAAATGGGGAAGGCACGGCCTAGATTTGAATGCAGGGCCGGGTGGCCCAGACATAGAAGGTAGAGATGAGATGACACCCCTTGCACCGAGACTATTGTCTGTTGCCAGTTCACATGCACCAGCAGAAGAGCAACCAAGGATGTGTCAAGTGGCGGATGGCATTTTGAAGAGGAAGGAACCTGAGGGAGGGTGGGATGGCTACAAGCAGTCCTCTTGGCGGTAG